Within the Nitrospirota bacterium genome, the region GTCAGAAAGACTGTCTAATAAAAGTTTCCTCCATATAAACTCAACAAAGTCAGGCGGCGGTGTTGCCGAGATACTTCAAAGGATGATACCCCTTTTGAATGAACTCGGAATTAATGCAAGATGGGAAGTTATAGGGGGCGATGAAAGATTTTTTGATATAACAAAGAAGATTCACAATGCCCTTCAGGGCAACCCGGAAAGAATCACAGAAGACATGTGGCAGTATCATTATGAGGTCAACAGGAGAAATGCAGAAAAGATTAGCCTCGATGCAGATGCTGTCCTTATTCATGACCCTCAGCCTGCTCCACTTATTGAATTCAAAAAAGATGGAATATGGATGTGGCGATGCCATATAGATGTATCAAACCCTATAATTTATATATGGAGGAATCTAAAACACTACATCAGGAGATATGATGCCTCTATTTTTTCTGTTGCCAGATTTGCAAGGGCCTTGCAAATAGATGAATTCATAATTACTCCATCCATAGACCCTCTTAGTGAAAAGAATATGGAATTAACGGGGCGAGAGATAAATGAGGTGATTGAGAAATTCCAAATACCTATCGATAAACCAATAATCCTTCAGGTATCGAGGTTTGACAGATTCAAGGATCCCGTAGGCGTGATTGAAGCATACAGACTTGTGAAGAAATACAATGATTGCAGACTCATCCTCGCTGGAAGCTCGGCAACAGACGACCCTGAAGGAGAGTTAGTCTTAAATGAGGTGAAGGAGTATGCAGCCGATGACCCTGATATACGCATACTTTTATTGCCGCCTTTCAGCGACAAAGATATTAATGCCCTTCAAAGGGTGGCAACTGTTGTTTTACAGAAGTCTTTGAAAGAGGGCTTTGGCCTTACAGTATCTGAGGCCATGTGGAAGGGAAAGCCTGTAATAGGCGGTGCCACAGGCGGAATCCCACTTCAGATAGTGCATGGTGTTACAGGCTTTCTTGTCCATTCAGTGGAAGGTGCTGCATTCAGGATAAGGCAGCTTCTGAATAATCCAGAAATGGCGAAGAGAATGGGCGAGAGTGCCAGGGAGTATGTGAGAAATAATTTTCTCATAACAAGGCAGATAAGGGATTATCTATCAGTATGGTATTCAATCGAGAATAAAGGGAAGAGCGTTCTGGAATTGTAATGCCTGATGTAGTAAAGACTTTCATAAAAGAGAATTTCTCTAAGAAGACTCTGATAATAGTGTCTAATAGGGAGCCTTATATCCATAAAAAGACAGGACTCAGCATCAAGGTAGAAAAACCAACAGGCGGCCTCACATCAGCAATGGATGATGTCCTGAAGACAACTGGAGGAATATGGGTGGCATGGGGAAGTGGAAGTGGAGACAGGGATACTGTTGATGGGAAAAACCGTCTAATAATTCCTCCTGAAAATCCTTCCTATACTCTAAAGAGAGTCTGGCTCAGCCCGGGTGAAGTCGATAACTACTATCATGGATACTCCAACCAGGTGCTCTGGCCTCTCTGCCATATAACCCTTGACAGGGTATATTTCAGGAAAAGGTTCTGGGAGGATTATAAAAAGGCTAACAAGGCCTTTGCCAGTGCTATTCTTGAAGAGGTCGGAATCGACTCGTACCGAGCTGATAAAGAGTCAGTTGTATGGATTCATGACTACCATTTATGCCTTGTGCCTCGACTGCTGAGAGAGAGCAGAACTAATTTAATAATAGCCCACTTCTGGCATATTCCATGGCCTGACTGGAGTGTTTTCAGGGTATGTCCTCATGGAAATGAGATTATTGAGGCGCTGCTATGCAATGACCTTATAGGCTTCCAGATACAACTCTTTGTCAAAAACTTTCTGGACTGTGTAAGGGAAAGTCTTGATGCAGATGTAGATTACCAGAACTCCAGTGTTACATATAATGGCCATACAACAAAACTAAAGGCATTTCCTATAAGCATAGACTACGAGAGATTCAACTTTATGGCATCATCTCAGAGATCTCTTAACATAATTAAGACGTTAAAAAACAAATACAACCTTGATCAGAATTACATAGCTATAGGTGTGGACAGGCTCGAATATACAAAAGCGCTGATAAAGAGGCTTCAGGCCATTGACCTCTTTTTTGATAGGTATCAGAAATACAGGGGCAAGTTCACCTTTATACAGATTACTGTCCCCACGAGGATGAAGGAACCGTATATCAGTTACAAAAAGACTGTTGAAGAACTCATCTCAAAAATTAATGAAAAATATTCAGCCGGTGACTGGAAACCAATCATTTACATTGACATAAAGGTCGAGCATAAAGACCTTGTTGCTTATTACAGGATGGCTGATGTTGCGATAATAAGTTCTGTTTATGACGGAATGAATCTTGTTGCAAAAGAGTATGTAGCCTCACAGGTCGATGAAAAAGGTGTACTTATTCTCAGTGAACTTGCAGGCGCAGCAGAAGAATTAGAAGGGGCAATACTTGTAAATCCGTATGACATAGAAGATTTTTCAGATGGTATAAAGAAGGCACTGGAGATGTCATCGAAAGAAAAAATAAGCAGGATGAAAAACCTGAGGAGACAGGTAGAAGAAAATGATATTCACACCTGGATATACAGTATCCTCCACGAAATAACTACTGTATCTTCCATGAAGACTCAGCGCCTTAACTATCTCTTTGACCACTTAAAGAATATACCAAAAGACAATATTTTAATTTTTCTCGATTACGACGGCACGCTAACTCCGATTGTCGGGTCCCCTGATAAGGCTTTTCTCTCAGATGAAATTCGTTCTCTTCTCGCGAGACTAAAGAAACGTGTGCCAGTAGCCATTATAAGTGGCAGAGCATTGAGGGATATAAGAGAAAGGGTTGGAATTAAAGATATAATCTATGCAGGTAATCACGGTGTAGAGATATGGGATGGCAAGGAAAAAGTCAGGAGTCAAGAGTCGGGAGTCAAGAGTTATGCATTGAAAGAATTCCTGAATAGATTAAAAGGCGCATTATCGCATATAAATGGCGTGATAGTTGAAGACAAAGGCATTACTGCGAGTATACATTTCAGGATGGTAAATGCGAAGGATGTTGGGAATCTGTTTGACACCTTCTGGAAGATAGCAGGAGACTATGAAGACCTGTTCAAGATAACACCCGGCAAAAAGGTTTTTGAGATAATGCCCCATGGGATATGGCATAAAGGTGATGCAGTTTTATGGATATGGAAAAATCTCGGCAAAGGTAGAGTCCCCATCTACATCGGTGACGATACCACAGATGAAGATGCCTTCAGGGCGATAAAGGAAAAGGGGATAACCGTTTGTATCGGTGGAAGCCTTGAGGCAGAATACTATTTGAAGGGCCAGGACGAAGTAAAAAGTTTTCTTGAATGGATCGAGGCAAAATAGTATAATTTAATTAGCTGGTTTTCTCGACTTTAAAGTTATATTTTAAATCCTTTTCTCAAAAGCTTGTTTGGAGACCATATGTCACACCCCAAAATCCTGGCTTTTATTTTAGCAGGCGGCAAGGGAGAGAGGCTATTCCCCCTCACCGTGGAACGCTCAAAACCTGCAGTTCCTTTTGGTGGCTGTTACCGCATTGTTGACTTTGTCCTGAGTAATTTCATCAACTCACACATTTTTTCTATTTACCTCCTGGTCCAGTACAAATCCCAGTCGCTAATCGAGCACGTGAGGGAGAATTGGGTGCTTTCTCCTGTTGTGTCTGACCATTTTGTGACTGTAGTCCCACCGCAGATGCGTATGGGTCCGGAATGGTTTCAGGGCACGGCCGATGCTGTCTTCCAGAACCAGAACGTAATTCGCCGTCACAAACCAGGGCTGGTAGCTATTTTTGGCGCAGACCACATCTACCGCATGGATATCCGTCAGATGGTTGATTTCCACCTTGAGAAACGTGCCTTTGCCACAGTAGCCGCCCGGCCTGTACCACTGAGCGAGGCCAGTGCATTTGGGGTTATCGCCACCGAGGCTGATGGCCGCATTACAGGATTCGAGGAGAAACCTGAACAACCCAGGCCCATGCCAACAGATCCCGAGCGTGCTTATGTTTCGATGGGCAATTACCTGTTTAACACCGATGTCTTGATTAATGCGTTAGCAGATGCGCAGAGGAAAAAACAGCACGATTTCGGTCGCCATGTGTTACCCAGTCTGGTGGACACCGGTAAACTATATGCTTATGATTTTGCTAAGAATAAAATCCCTGGCATCAGGCTTTACGAGGAAGAGGGATACTGGCGCGACATCGGAACCATTAAGGCCTACTGGGATGCACATAAGGATGTACTCGGCCCGACGCCCCTATTCGAACTGAACAATGAACAGTGGCCCATACACCCTGCACATTATGTGGGGCCAGCAGCAAAGATATTACGTGGAGACATTATAAATAGTTATATTGCTGAGGGAACTGTAATAAATAACGCGGTTATACGTAGTTCGGTAATCCGTCGAGGGGTAATTGTCGAAGATAACGTTGAAGTTTCAGATTCCATTATCATGGATTACGTAGTGCTGAAGAGAGGCTGCCGGATACGGAATGCAATTATTG harbors:
- a CDS encoding glycosyltransferase; translation: MIQLSNYSGIAPKGDLISLYRLSERLSNKSFLHINSTKSGGGVAEILQRMIPLLNELGINARWEVIGGDERFFDITKKIHNALQGNPERITEDMWQYHYEVNRRNAEKISLDADAVLIHDPQPAPLIEFKKDGIWMWRCHIDVSNPIIYIWRNLKHYIRRYDASIFSVARFARALQIDEFIITPSIDPLSEKNMELTGREINEVIEKFQIPIDKPIILQVSRFDRFKDPVGVIEAYRLVKKYNDCRLILAGSSATDDPEGELVLNEVKEYAADDPDIRILLLPPFSDKDINALQRVATVVLQKSLKEGFGLTVSEAMWKGKPVIGGATGGIPLQIVHGVTGFLVHSVEGAAFRIRQLLNNPEMAKRMGESAREYVRNNFLITRQIRDYLSVWYSIENKGKSVLEL
- a CDS encoding bifunctional alpha,alpha-trehalose-phosphate synthase (UDP-forming)/trehalose-phosphatase, which translates into the protein MPDVVKTFIKENFSKKTLIIVSNREPYIHKKTGLSIKVEKPTGGLTSAMDDVLKTTGGIWVAWGSGSGDRDTVDGKNRLIIPPENPSYTLKRVWLSPGEVDNYYHGYSNQVLWPLCHITLDRVYFRKRFWEDYKKANKAFASAILEEVGIDSYRADKESVVWIHDYHLCLVPRLLRESRTNLIIAHFWHIPWPDWSVFRVCPHGNEIIEALLCNDLIGFQIQLFVKNFLDCVRESLDADVDYQNSSVTYNGHTTKLKAFPISIDYERFNFMASSQRSLNIIKTLKNKYNLDQNYIAIGVDRLEYTKALIKRLQAIDLFFDRYQKYRGKFTFIQITVPTRMKEPYISYKKTVEELISKINEKYSAGDWKPIIYIDIKVEHKDLVAYYRMADVAIISSVYDGMNLVAKEYVASQVDEKGVLILSELAGAAEELEGAILVNPYDIEDFSDGIKKALEMSSKEKISRMKNLRRQVEENDIHTWIYSILHEITTVSSMKTQRLNYLFDHLKNIPKDNILIFLDYDGTLTPIVGSPDKAFLSDEIRSLLARLKKRVPVAIISGRALRDIRERVGIKDIIYAGNHGVEIWDGKEKVRSQESGVKSYALKEFLNRLKGALSHINGVIVEDKGITASIHFRMVNAKDVGNLFDTFWKIAGDYEDLFKITPGKKVFEIMPHGIWHKGDAVLWIWKNLGKGRVPIYIGDDTTDEDAFRAIKEKGITVCIGGSLEAEYYLKGQDEVKSFLEWIEAK
- a CDS encoding glucose-1-phosphate adenylyltransferase encodes the protein MSHPKILAFILAGGKGERLFPLTVERSKPAVPFGGCYRIVDFVLSNFINSHIFSIYLLVQYKSQSLIEHVRENWVLSPVVSDHFVTVVPPQMRMGPEWFQGTADAVFQNQNVIRRHKPGLVAIFGADHIYRMDIRQMVDFHLEKRAFATVAARPVPLSEASAFGVIATEADGRITGFEEKPEQPRPMPTDPERAYVSMGNYLFNTDVLINALADAQRKKQHDFGRHVLPSLVDTGKLYAYDFAKNKIPGIRLYEEEGYWRDIGTIKAYWDAHKDVLGPTPLFELNNEQWPIHPAHYVGPAAKILRGDIINSYIAEGTVINNAVIRSSVIRRGVIVEDNVEVSDSIIMDYVVLKRGCRIRNAIIDRFSVVEKGVQIGYDVDVDRWRLHVDACGVAVVPRGHVVRAEPVKATLRTSGKTIRDTE